One genomic window of Cytophagia bacterium CHB2 includes the following:
- a CDS encoding ABC transporter permease: MKVFKLIFKNALRHKLRTILTMLGIAVALLAFGLIRTVISAWYAGVDASAQNRLVTRSAVSLIQPLPLAYRGQLEKVPGVKSVGYANWFGAYYGDPNNFFANFAVDKAYLDMYPEFVVPPEQKEEYLRERNACIVGKKLAERFGWKLGQTVTLTGTIFYGEWDFVIRGIYSGAQPSTDETAFMFHWDYLNERIRERNPGQADNVGWYMLLIDNQANPAVVSETVDAMFQNSFAETKTETERAFQQSFVSMSGAILAALEAISGVVVFIVLLVLANTMAMTARERMSEYAVLKTLGFRPFHLVGLIGGESLMIAMGGFALGLALMIYVCNGFATFITSNLGNFFPVFELKNITIILALTSAILVGVFAAVFPAWRAVRMRIADGLHRVA, encoded by the coding sequence ATGAAGGTCTTCAAGCTGATTTTCAAGAATGCCTTGCGCCACAAACTGCGGACGATTTTGACCATGCTCGGCATTGCCGTAGCTTTGCTGGCGTTTGGTTTGATTCGCACGGTGATCAGCGCCTGGTATGCCGGCGTCGATGCTTCGGCGCAGAATCGGCTGGTCACGCGCAGCGCCGTCTCGCTCATTCAACCGCTGCCACTGGCCTATCGCGGGCAGTTGGAGAAAGTGCCGGGCGTGAAATCCGTCGGTTATGCCAACTGGTTCGGCGCGTATTATGGCGATCCCAATAATTTCTTCGCCAACTTCGCAGTCGATAAAGCTTATTTGGATATGTATCCGGAATTCGTCGTGCCGCCTGAGCAAAAGGAAGAATACTTGCGCGAGCGCAACGCCTGCATCGTCGGGAAAAAATTGGCCGAACGCTTTGGCTGGAAATTGGGCCAGACCGTAACCCTTACGGGCACGATTTTCTACGGTGAATGGGATTTCGTCATTCGCGGCATTTATTCCGGCGCGCAGCCCAGCACCGATGAAACCGCTTTTATGTTTCACTGGGATTATTTGAACGAGCGCATTCGCGAGCGCAATCCCGGCCAGGCGGACAATGTCGGTTGGTACATGCTGTTGATCGACAATCAAGCGAATCCCGCTGTGGTTTCTGAGACTGTTGATGCCATGTTCCAAAACAGCTTTGCCGAAACCAAAACCGAAACCGAACGCGCTTTTCAACAAAGCTTCGTTTCGATGTCCGGCGCCATTCTCGCCGCGCTGGAGGCGATTTCCGGCGTGGTCGTGTTCATCGTGTTGCTGGTGCTGGCCAACACCATGGCGATGACGGCGCGCGAGCGCATGTCGGAATATGCCGTGCTCAAAACCCTGGGATTCCGCCCGTTTCATTTAGTCGGGTTGATTGGCGGTGAATCGCTGATGATCGCCATGGGCGGTTTTGCCCTGGGTTTGGCGCTCATGATTTACGTCTGCAATGGATTCGCCACGTTCATCACCTCGAATCTGGGAAATTTTTTTCCGGTTTTCGAATTGAAGAACATCACCATCATTTTGGCTTTGACCTCTGCAATTTTGGTGGGCGTGTTTGCCGCGGTTTTTCCGGCGTGGCGCGCAGTGCGCATGCGCATTGCCGACGGGTTGCATCGTGTGGCATGA
- a CDS encoding efflux RND transporter periplasmic adaptor subunit produces MAESNPHDLSRLRIDRSREAEANPSGSKRNTAVFWGIAGLAAVAALFFFFRNGFSSAVEIQTYNVVTVSPAQQNAVLTASGYVVAQRQAAVASKGTGRLVYLGVEEGDQVKEGQIIAQLEHSDLDAALAETKASLNQALANVEEAKAERADAAANFERYEKLLTDQLVARSAFDAAEARFKRAEASVGASEAAVQVARTRVRAAEVALEYTNIRAPFDGTVLTKNADVGEIVAPFGASTTARAAVVSIADMSSLEVEADVSESNIQRIKPGQSCEIVLDAYQDTRYPGLVGKIVPTADRAKATVLTKIKFVERDERVLPEMSAKVTFLSQPLAESEMSGAKKIVIPPATVVARGDQKVVFVVRDDSVTETPVEIAGTIGSQLEVRSGLTEGQQIVLNPPADMKSGMKVKLAEK; encoded by the coding sequence ATGGCAGAATCGAATCCTCATGATTTATCGCGCTTGCGTATTGATCGCAGCCGCGAAGCAGAAGCGAACCCCTCCGGTTCCAAGCGCAACACGGCGGTTTTTTGGGGTATAGCAGGGCTTGCCGCGGTTGCGGCGCTGTTTTTTTTCTTTCGCAATGGCTTTAGCTCGGCGGTCGAAATTCAAACGTACAATGTCGTTACAGTTTCACCGGCGCAACAAAATGCGGTATTGACAGCGAGCGGTTATGTCGTAGCGCAACGCCAGGCCGCGGTTGCCTCGAAAGGCACCGGCCGTCTGGTCTATCTGGGCGTGGAAGAAGGCGACCAGGTTAAGGAGGGCCAGATCATCGCGCAGCTTGAGCACAGCGACCTCGATGCGGCGTTGGCTGAAACCAAAGCCAGTCTCAATCAGGCGTTGGCAAATGTGGAGGAGGCGAAAGCCGAACGAGCCGATGCGGCCGCAAATTTCGAACGCTATGAAAAATTGCTAACGGATCAGCTCGTTGCGCGCTCGGCATTCGATGCCGCAGAAGCGCGATTCAAGCGCGCGGAAGCATCCGTCGGCGCGAGCGAAGCAGCAGTGCAAGTTGCAAGAACGCGCGTGCGCGCCGCAGAAGTGGCGTTGGAGTACACCAACATTCGCGCGCCGTTTGATGGCACCGTGCTCACCAAGAATGCCGATGTCGGTGAAATCGTTGCGCCGTTCGGGGCTTCCACCACTGCGCGTGCGGCCGTGGTTTCGATTGCCGATATGTCTTCGCTTGAAGTGGAAGCGGATGTTTCGGAATCCAACATCCAGCGCATTAAACCCGGACAATCGTGCGAAATCGTGCTCGATGCCTATCAAGACACGCGTTATCCCGGGCTGGTTGGGAAAATCGTGCCGACTGCCGATAGGGCCAAAGCCACCGTACTTACCAAAATTAAATTTGTCGAGCGCGATGAGCGCGTGTTGCCGGAAATGAGCGCAAAAGTGACATTTCTCTCGCAACCGCTGGCGGAAAGTGAAATGAGCGGCGCGAAAAAAATCGTCATTCCGCCGGCGACAGTTGTGGCGCGCGGTGATCAAAAAGTCGTTTTCGTCGTGCGCGACGACAGTGTTACTGAAACGCCCGTGGAGATTGCCGGAACCATCGGCAGCCAGCTCGAGGTACGCAGTGGCTTGACGGAAGGCCAGCAAATTGTATTGAATCCGCCGGCCGATATGAAAAGTGGAATGAAGGTGAAGTTGGCGGAGAAATAA
- a CDS encoding ABC transporter ATP-binding protein, translating to MPNIVEVKNVSKSYQRDSLKIPVLENINLNVPEGEFLALMGPSGSGKSTLLNLIAGIDRPDGGRGSIMVANDDVTKLTESQLANWRSRHVGFIFQFYNLMPVLTAFENVELPLLLTHLSKSERHERVKIALNVVGLSDRMRHYPKQLSGGQQQRVAIARAIVADPTLIVADEPTGDLDKNSAVEILSLLERLNKEFNKTIIMVTHDQRAAEKAHTVRHLDKGELV from the coding sequence ATGCCCAACATCGTCGAAGTCAAAAACGTTTCGAAATCGTATCAACGGGACAGTCTAAAAATTCCCGTGCTCGAAAACATCAACCTCAATGTGCCCGAGGGCGAGTTTCTGGCCTTGATGGGGCCTTCCGGCTCGGGCAAGTCAACGTTGCTGAATCTGATCGCCGGCATTGATCGCCCCGACGGCGGAAGAGGCTCGATCATGGTGGCAAATGACGACGTCACCAAGCTGACGGAATCCCAGCTTGCCAACTGGCGCAGCCGCCACGTCGGGTTTATTTTTCAGTTTTACAATCTCATGCCCGTGTTGACGGCGTTTGAAAACGTCGAACTGCCGCTGTTGTTGACGCACCTGTCCAAAAGCGAGCGCCACGAACGGGTGAAAATCGCGCTCAACGTCGTGGGGTTGAGCGACCGCATGCGCCATTATCCCAAGCAACTCTCCGGCGGCCAGCAGCAACGTGTTGCCATCGCGCGCGCCATTGTTGCCGATCCTACCCTCATTGTCGCTGACGAGCCGACCGGGGATCTCGATAAAAATTCTGCCGTCGAAATTCTTTCTCTGCTCGAACGCCTCAACAAAGAATTCAACAAGACCATCATCATGGTCACGCACGATCAGCGCGCCGCCGAAAAAGCGCATACCGTACGCCATCTCGACAAGGGAGAGTTGGTATGA